The following nucleotide sequence is from Rubrobacter radiotolerans DSM 5868.
TCGACGATCTGCTTGCTTATCGCGAGCCCGAGGCCCGAACCGCCCGTTGCGCGCGAGCGGTTCTTGTCCACGCGGTAGAACCGCTCGAAGAGGTGCGGGAGGTCCTCCTCGGGGATGCCGAGCCCCGTGTCGCGGACCTCGACGACGACCTCAGCGACGTCCTCGGAGATCTCGACGTCGACCCGCGCGCCCGAGTCGGAGTACTTTATAGCGTTGTCCAGAAGGTTGATAAAGACCTGGTAGAGCTTCTCGGCGTCGCAGACGCACTGGACCTCGGCCCCTTCCGGCTCGGCGTGGACGCCGAGCTCGATGCCGTAGCGCTCGGCCTTCGCCGCCACCGACCGCTCCGCGTTCTCGACCACGCGCACGAGGCTCGCCGTCTCAAGGCGCAGCGAGTACTTCCAGGAGTCCATCTGCGCGAGCGTGAGAAGCTCCTCGACCATGTCCCGGATCCTTGTAAGCTCCCCTTCCGCAAGCTCAAGCGCCCGGTGCTCCAGCGGGTCGAGCCGGCTCCCGGCCCGCTCAAGGAGCCCGACCGCGCTCTGGATCGTCGTGAGCGGCGTCCTGAGCTCGTGCGAGACGTCCGAGACGAACGCCGTCTTGGAGCGCTCAAGCGCCCGGTGCTCGCTTATGTCCCGCACAGCAAGTATCGTCTCCGGCTCCTCCGAGACCTTCCCGTCCGGGGAGTCTCCGTTCGGCGGAGCGCCGTTCCGGGAGGTCCCGGCCGGGACGCCGGAGGCCATGCGTGCGGCGTAGGCCCAGTAGGTCTTGTTGCCGTCCTCGATCTCCCGCACGGCGAAGCCTTCGGAGGCGGCCTTTCTGACGCACTCGATGACCTCCTTGTTCACCCCGAGGTCGTAGAGGGTCCGGCCGGTCGAGTCGCGGGAGACGCCGAGCATCTCGGCCGCCGGGTTCGCCATCGTGATCCGTCCCCCCGGTCCGGTCGCGATAAGGGCCTCGGGGGTCGCTTCGAGGACGGCTTCGAGGCGGCGTTTCTGTTCCTCGATCTCCCCGACGTAGTGCTCTATCTCTTCGGCCATGTAGTTGACCGCCTTGGCTACCTGTCCGAGCTCGTCGTGGCCCGTCACGGGGACGGAGGTCTTGTAGTCGCCGGAGGCGATGCGAATTGCCGCGTCGCGCGTCTGGGTGAGGGGGCGGGTGATCTGGCGCGCCATAACGTAGCTCGCGAGGCTCCCGAGGGCGACGCTCGTGAGGATCGCGCCTACGATCCCGAACCTCAGGAAAGCGAGCGTCCGCGTCAGCTCGTCCTGAGGGGCGTTGTAGATCATGACGCCCTGCGGAGGGGCTTCTCCTACGGCGAGCGGCCAGAGCGCGACGTAGCCGTCCTCGCTTCTGAGGAGTCTCCCTTCACCGCCGGAGGAGTTCTGGACCTGCTCGATCGTGCTCCGGGGGATTCCCAGCCTCTCAAGCGCCCGCTCCGGGGAGACCGACTCCCCGAGCCCGTCCCGCGCGGCGAGCGGCCTGCCCCCCGGTCCGAGGTAGACGACCCCGAGTCCCGTCGGGTCGGCAACGACCTGCACGAGCTCCGAGGCGTAGGTGTTCGGAGCGGGAAAGCTCTGGTCCTCCGGGTCGCGCAGGCCCTCGACAAAGGCTATCGCTCCGGCGTTCGCCGTTCGGGAGCGCTGCTCTAGCAGGTTGTTCTCGGCCTCGGTCAGGCGGGTCTGGGCAAAGTAGTAGAGCACGAGCCCGATAACGAGGCTCGCAACGGAGGAGATCCCGACGAGCGCGATAAACACCCGGGCCTTCAACCCGAGGCTCCCCTCCGGACGCGGACCGCCGGGTCCCCTGAGACCTCCTGCGCCTCCGGCCGGGCTCAGGGCGTGTCCGACCCTTCGGAGAGAGGAGCCTGCCCTTCCCAGAACGCCCTTCACCTTCCCGCCCTTCATGTTTCGCCGATCACCTCCGGCCGGGCTACTTCTTTGGACGGGCCGCCCGGTACCCGACGCTCGGGACGGTCTGGATGATCTCCGGCTTGGACGGGTCGCGCTCCACCTTCCCGCGCAGGCGGCTAATGTGGACGTCGATGTAGCGGCTCGCCAGGTAGTGCGAGCTTGTCGACACCGCCTCGCTTATCTGCGCCCGGGTGAACGCCTGGCCGGGTCGGTTCATCAGGAGGGCCAGGATCCTGAACTCCGTCGGCGTCAGGTCCACCGCCTCGCCGTCGCGGCTGACGGTGTAGCCGTTCTGGTCCAGCTCCAGCCCCCCGAGCCTCACGACTCCGGCCTGACTCTCGCCCTCGCGCCGTCCGAAGCGTCTGAGGATCGCCTTTATCCTCGCCAGAAGCTCCTTTGTGTCGAACGGCTTCGTTATGTAGTCGTCCGCCCCGAGCTCGAGCCCCACGACCTTGTCAACCGACTGGCTCTTCGCCGTCAGCAGCACCACCGGGACATCGCTCTTCTCCCGGATCTCCTTCAGAACCTCAAAGCCGCTCATCTTCGGCATCATCACGTCCAGCACGACAAGGTCGAAGTTGTCCCGCCCGAGAACCTTCAGAGCCTCCACCCCGTCCTCGGCCGTGACGACCCTGTAACCCTCGCTCGACAGCACAATAGACGTTACCTCAAGAAGCGCCGCATCGTCGTCAACCAGCAGGATAGTCTCTTCCACCCGGAAACCTCTCGAACTCCCAAGAACTTCTCGACTCGCCGACCGCACAAGACGGCCGACCTCGCCAGCCCTTCCGCGCGTAACACTTCGTCATTATCCCACCTGAGGACCGGAACGTCCGAACATCACCCCCGCAAGACGCCAGAGAGAGACAACCCAGGAAACCTCGCCACCCGCTCCAGCGTATACCTCTCACGGAAAGCCTCGTAAAACTTGAAGGTCAGACACTAAGATTTTATACTTGCGAAAGATTAGATCTAGTGCGAGCCGGGGTCTCCGGTTGCAGGTCTGGCTTTAGTGTTGATGGAAGGAGAGCAAGTGGGCAAGAGCATTGGGATAGACCTCGGGACGACGAACAGTTGTGTTGCGGTCCTTGAGGGCGGCGATCCGGTCGTCATCACGAACTCGGAGGGGGAGAGGACCACGCCGTCGGTCGTGGCGTTTGACCGGAAGAGCGGAGAGCGGCTCGTCGGGCAGCTTGCGCGGCGACAGGCGGTAACGAACCCGGAGCGGACGGTCTACTCGATCAAGCGCTTCATGGGGATGCGCTACAACGACGTGAAGGACGAGCGCACGAGCTACAACGTATCCGCCAACGCGAGCGGGGACGTCCAGGTCAAGATCGAGGACAAGGAGTACTCGCCGCCGGAGATCAGCGCGATGATCCTCCAGAAGCTTAAGCGCGACGCAGAGGAGTACCTGGGCGAGGAGGTGACCGAGGCAGTCATCACCGTCCCGGCCTACTTCGAGGACGCGCAGAGGCAGGCGACAAAGGACGCCGGGCGCATCGCCGGGCTGAACGTGAAGCGCATAATCAACGAGCCGACCGCCGCGGCGCTCGCCTACGGCCTCGACAAGGAGCACGACCAGACCATCCTCGTCTTCGACCTCGGAGGCGGCACGTTCGACGTGTCTATCCTCGAGCTCGGCGACGGCGTCTTCGAGGTGAAGGCCACGAGCGGCAACAACCACCTCGGCGGCGACGACTTCGACGAGAAGGTCGTCGAGTGGCTCGTGAGCGAGTTCAAGAAGTCCGACGGCATCGACCTCTCGCAGGACAAGATGGCCTTCCAGCGGCTCCTCGAAGCGGCCGAGAAGGCCAAGCGCGAGCTTTCCTCGACGACGAGCACCTCCATCAACCTCCCCTTCATCACCGCCGACGCAAACGGTCCGAAGCACCTCGACCTGACGCTCAGCCGGGCGCAGTTCGACCAGCTCACCGCCGACCTCGTCGAGGCGACGGCGAACCCGGTGCGCCAGGCGATGCGCGATGCCGGATTGCAGCAGGGTGAGGTCGATCAGGTCATCCTCGTCGGCGGCTCGACCCGTATCCCGGCCGTTCAGGAGAAGGTCCGGGAGATCACGGGCAAGGACCCGCACAAGGGCATCAACCCGGACGAGGTCGTCGCTATCGGCGCGGCTATTCAGGCCGGCGTCCTCGCCGGTGAGGTAAAGGACGTCCTTCTGCTCGACGTTACTCCGCTCTCCCTCGGTATCGAGACCAAGGGCGGCGTGATGACCAAGCTCATCGAGCGGAACACGACTATACCTACACGTAAGGCTGAGACTTTCACCACGGCCGACGACAACCAGTCTTCGGTAGAGATAAAGGTCTACCAGGGCGAGCGTGAGATTGCGGCGTACAACAAGCTTATCGGGAACTTCCAGCTCGTAGGCATCCCGCCCGCGCCGAGGGGTGTACCTCAGATCGAGGTTTCGTTCGATATCGACGCGAACGGCATCGTCAACGTTGGAGCGAAGGACCTCGGGACGGGCAAGGAGCAGAGGATCACGATCACGGCCTCCGGCGGTCTCTCGGATGCGGACATCGAGCAGATGGTCCGGGACGCCGAGGCGCACGCCGACGAGGACCGGCGTCGGCGGGAGGAGGCGGACGTCCGCAACAACGCCGACAGCCTCGTCTACGGGGTGGAGCGTTCGCTGAAGGACGTTGACGGCAAGGTCGACCCGAACACGAAGCTTGAGATCGAGCAGGCCATAAAGGAGGCGAAGGAGGCCCTCGCCGGCAACGACATCGAGGAGATAAAGAGCAAGCAGGAGGCTCTCATGACGGCCTCCCACAAGCTCTCCGAGGTTCTCTACCAGCAGGCCCAGGAGCAGCAGCAGGGCGCTGCGACCGACACCCGCGCCGACGAGGAGGACCTTGTCGAGGACGCCGAGGTCATCGACGAGGACGACGAGCGTCGCGGCGACGAGGGCGAGCGTCGGTAGAGCTCCGACCTACCGAAGGGCCGGCGGAGGCGCACGATGAGCCTCCGCCGGTTCGGCAACGCTCCTGCACGGCGGTCGTAGAAGGCGAGGAGGAGAGAGTTTGAGCGACGAGAACAGGGAGAACAGGAAAGCGGAAGAGGCGCGGGAGGAGGTGCATGAGGAGGCGTCGCACGACCTCCCGGAGGAAGCGCCCGAGCCGGAGCCTTCCGCAGAGGAGCCTCCGGTAGAGGAGAGCCTCTCGGCCGAGGGCAAGGAGTCTGCGGGATCGGTGGAAGAGGCTGCCCCGGAGCCTGAGGAGACCCCTGCGGTGGATGAGGTCCCGGCGGCCGAGGATGAGGAGCTTCTCGGCGAGGAGTCTTCCGAGGTCGAGGCGCTGCGGGCGGAGCTCGAGGCCGTGCAGCGCGAACGGGATGAGTACCTTGATTCGTTGCGCCGGCTGAAGGCCGAGTTCGACAACTCGCGCAAGCGACTCGAACGCGAGCGGGAGCGTATCCTGCAGAGCGCCTCGGAGCGCATGATCCTCGCTCTCCTTCCCGTGCTCGACAACCTCGATCGGGCGCTGGAGTCCGAGGGGGACGTCCGCGAGGGGGTCCGTGCGACGCGAGATCAGCTCTCGACTACGCTCGCCGAAGAAGGACTCGAGGCTGTTGACTCCGACGGAGAGCGTTTCGATCCCAGCCTGCACGAGGCGGTTATGAGCCAGCCCTCCGAGGAACACGAAGAGGGGATCGTAGTCCAGACCTTCGAGCGGGGCTACACCCTGAACGGCAGGTCCATCCGGGCGGCAAAGGTTGTAGTTTCACAATAGGTTTAAACTTATATGGAGACAAAGGACCTCTACAAGACACTGGGCGTCGGCAAGGACGCTTCCCGGGAGGAGATCCGGGGGGCGTACCGGCGCCTGGCGCGCAAGTATCACCCGGACGCGAACCCGGACGACCCGGCGGCCGAGGAGCGTTTCAAGGAGATACAGAATGCGTACGAGGTTCTCTCCAACCCGGAGCGTCGCCGGGAGTACGACCGCGGACCGGAGACTTTCTTCGGGCAGGGCGGCTTTCGGGATGGCGGCCGACCGGACGACCTCTCGGACTTCGCGGACCTCTTCGGCAACTTCGGCGGGTTCGGGGACATCTTCGGGAGGTCCACCTCTGCCCGAACAAACGTCAAGCAGCGCGGGGACGATGTAACAGTCAGTGTAAACCTGAAGTTCAATGAATCCCTGAACGGGGTTACCACCCGGGTCCGGGTTGTTGCGGAGGAGGTCTGCGGCGACTGTGGCGGTTCGGGCGCTTCGCCGGGGACGGCGATAAGGACGTGTCCGGACTGCGG
It contains:
- a CDS encoding response regulator transcription factor gives rise to the protein MEETILLVDDDAALLEVTSIVLSSEGYRVVTAEDGVEALKVLGRDNFDLVVLDVMMPKMSGFEVLKEIREKSDVPVVLLTAKSQSVDKVVGLELGADDYITKPFDTKELLARIKAILRRFGRREGESQAGVVRLGGLELDQNGYTVSRDGEAVDLTPTEFRILALLMNRPGQAFTRAQISEAVSTSSHYLASRYIDVHISRLRGKVERDPSKPEIIQTVPSVGYRAARPKK
- a CDS encoding nucleotide exchange factor GrpE translates to MSDENRENRKAEEAREEVHEEASHDLPEEAPEPEPSAEEPPVEESLSAEGKESAGSVEEAAPEPEETPAVDEVPAAEDEELLGEESSEVEALRAELEAVQRERDEYLDSLRRLKAEFDNSRKRLERERERILQSASERMILALLPVLDNLDRALESEGDVREGVRATRDQLSTTLAEEGLEAVDSDGERFDPSLHEAVMSQPSEEHEEGIVVQTFERGYTLNGRSIRAAKVVVSQ
- the dnaK gene encoding molecular chaperone DnaK; this translates as MGKSIGIDLGTTNSCVAVLEGGDPVVITNSEGERTTPSVVAFDRKSGERLVGQLARRQAVTNPERTVYSIKRFMGMRYNDVKDERTSYNVSANASGDVQVKIEDKEYSPPEISAMILQKLKRDAEEYLGEEVTEAVITVPAYFEDAQRQATKDAGRIAGLNVKRIINEPTAAALAYGLDKEHDQTILVFDLGGGTFDVSILELGDGVFEVKATSGNNHLGGDDFDEKVVEWLVSEFKKSDGIDLSQDKMAFQRLLEAAEKAKRELSSTTSTSINLPFITADANGPKHLDLTLSRAQFDQLTADLVEATANPVRQAMRDAGLQQGEVDQVILVGGSTRIPAVQEKVREITGKDPHKGINPDEVVAIGAAIQAGVLAGEVKDVLLLDVTPLSLGIETKGGVMTKLIERNTTIPTRKAETFTTADDNQSSVEIKVYQGEREIAAYNKLIGNFQLVGIPPAPRGVPQIEVSFDIDANGIVNVGAKDLGTGKEQRITITASGGLSDADIEQMVRDAEAHADEDRRRREEADVRNNADSLVYGVERSLKDVDGKVDPNTKLEIEQAIKEAKEALAGNDIEEIKSKQEALMTASHKLSEVLYQQAQEQQQGAATDTRADEEDLVEDAEVIDEDDERRGDEGERR
- a CDS encoding ATP-binding protein — translated: MKGGKVKGVLGRAGSSLRRVGHALSPAGGAGGLRGPGGPRPEGSLGLKARVFIALVGISSVASLVIGLVLYYFAQTRLTEAENNLLEQRSRTANAGAIAFVEGLRDPEDQSFPAPNTYASELVQVVADPTGLGVVYLGPGGRPLAARDGLGESVSPERALERLGIPRSTIEQVQNSSGGEGRLLRSEDGYVALWPLAVGEAPPQGVMIYNAPQDELTRTLAFLRFGIVGAILTSVALGSLASYVMARQITRPLTQTRDAAIRIASGDYKTSVPVTGHDELGQVAKAVNYMAEEIEHYVGEIEEQKRRLEAVLEATPEALIATGPGGRITMANPAAEMLGVSRDSTGRTLYDLGVNKEVIECVRKAASEGFAVREIEDGNKTYWAYAARMASGVPAGTSRNGAPPNGDSPDGKVSEEPETILAVRDISEHRALERSKTAFVSDVSHELRTPLTTIQSAVGLLERAGSRLDPLEHRALELAEGELTRIRDMVEELLTLAQMDSWKYSLRLETASLVRVVENAERSVAAKAERYGIELGVHAEPEGAEVQCVCDAEKLYQVFINLLDNAIKYSDSGARVDVEISEDVAEVVVEVRDTGLGIPEEDLPHLFERFYRVDKNRSRATGGSGLGLAISKQIVEMHGGTIHVESELGAGSRFTVRLPKNPPNSSGYAV